From Candidatus Omnitrophota bacterium:
GCTGATTTTGCGCTATCTCGGCGGCTCCTGGAAAACAATCCGGATGCTGCCCGGCGAAACCGAAGCCGTGGCCGCTACTGCTGCTATCATCCCAGACACCTTCCACGAACCCCCCGACCTTTAGGGACAGGTCTCGCTTACCCCTGTGACCATAACGAGTTGGGCGAGAACCGTCCCCCTCCGACCTGCTTTGAACCCACTGTCTTGAGGACAGCATTCGTTATGATTGATCTGGGCAAGGGGACGACCCTTTCGCAATTCGTTGTCTCGTATGGGGATAGCGAGAACCGTCCCTAAAAGGTGTAGGTAAGGAAAGACCCGCCCGTGAACTGGTTTTCTTTTGCGACTACAGGACTGTCTGCCGCATCCCCCACCAGGCGTGAGTAGCTCACAAAGCCCACCACAGACCAGTGATTATCCAGGCGGTGCAGCACCCGCAGTGAAGCGCCGACATCTTTAATGCCCGATTCCACATCGTAGAAGGCCAGAGAAGAACGCACAGCTTGCAGGTGATCCACGCCAAAATAACTTTCCATGTAGTTTTCACTGGCAAAAGTGGCATTTAAGGAAGGCATCAAGAAGGTTGAGTGATCGGGGAGCGCGAACTTAGATCCCAAGCTTCCGCCGAGGGTGAAGCCTCCATGCCCATCGGCGATGTCTTGGGCAAAGTCCAATCCAAATGTCAGGGGATCCAGCTTGTATTCTGCAAAGAGCCCCAGTTCTACGGTCTCGCCCACATCTCCCATTCCCTGTAAGAGAGCATCGTCTTCTTCGTCCCGGCCAAAG
This genomic window contains:
- a CDS encoding MipA/OmpV family protein; amino-acid sequence: MITVLFLASNAPALAYETSPDSNWKVTLGLGGIIRPEYEGSDSYEGWPLPYIDLKYKDRFFLNPWRGIGLDLYKNEELTVGTALGFDFGRDEEDDALLQGMGDVGETVELGLFAEYKLDPLTFGLDFAQDIADGHGGFTLGGSLGSKFALPDHSTFLMPSLNATFASENYMESYFGVDHLQAVRSSLAFYDVESGIKDVGASLRVLHRLDNHWSVVGFVSYSRLVGDAADSPVVAKENQFTGGSFLTYTF